A segment of the Verrucomicrobiia bacterium genome:
CGCGCCCGGGCCGTGGACAGCGGGATCCCGCAGCAGATCAGCGCGCCGGAACCGGAGGAAGCGCGTCCCGGCCGTTTCAATCCTCAGGGCATTTCCTGCCTTTACCTTTCCGGGAAACCCAAGACCGCGATCGCGGAAGCGGCCGCCGAAGCCGATGTCCTGCTCGCGCGTTTTGAAATGATCAAGGAGCAGCAGCTCGTCAACACGCGCGGCGCGGAAGACGGATCCCGCCGGCTTCCCTGGTTCTTCGACCAGCCGCGCGAGGCGCTCATCTGGGAATGCCTCAGCGATTTTCTTTCCCTGCCGGTTCCTGCGGCGCAGGAAGATCTTTGTTATTCCTTTTCCCGGCGGCTGGCCGCGGCTTTCCGCGAAAAAGGCTTCGACGGCATCCGCTATCCCAGCGCTTACGACGCTTCCGGATGGAACGTCGCGCTCTTCGATCCCCGCGCGGCCGCGCCCGTTTTCACCGAGTTTCGCCGCGTTTACCCCGAACCCCGCGCCGTCCGGCCTGCGGCTCCTTCCAAGGTCGCTTGACCTCCTTTCGCCTTTTGCGTCCTCTCTTGTCTTTTGGTGCCATAACCGTAGAATGAACCCTTAATCTGAAGGCATTCATTTATGGAAAAATCTTCCGGCGGCTTTTTCCGCGCGCTGGGTTCGCGTAATTACCGTCTTTTTTTTGCGGGGCAAAGCCTCTCTCTCATGGGCACCTGGGTCACGCAGGTGGCCACCACCTGGCTTGTTTACCGCCTGACCCATTCTGCGATGTGGCTGGGGCTGGTGGGTTTCTCGAGCCAGTTCCTTACTTTCCTGCTCGCGCCGGTGGCCGGCGTGCTCGCCGACCGCTGGAACCGGCGGCGCATCCTGATTGCCACCCAGATCCTCGGCATGCTCCAATCTTTCGCACTGGCTGCGCTCGCGCTGAGCGGGAAGATCACGGCCCCGCAGGTGCTGGTGCTCAGCATGGCCCAGGGCCTCATCAACGCGTTCGACGTGCCCGCGCGCCAGTCGCTGGTCGTGGACCTTGTGGAAAAAAGGGAGGACATGAGCAATGCCATCGCGCTCAATTCGCTCATGTTCAACAGCGCGCGCCTTGTGGGGCCTCCTCTGGCCGGCGTGCTGATCGCGGCCGCGGGCGAGGGGATTTGCTTTTTGATCGACGGCTTCAGTTATTTCGCGGTCATCCTGGCGCTCATCGCCCTGCGCGTGCAGCGGCGCCAGCGCCAGTCGGGCTCCAAGCACGTGTTCCTGGAATTGAAAGAGGGGATCGCCTACGCGTTTAAGACGCGGCCGATCCGCGCGCTGCTTCTCTACGTGGCCTTCATCAGTTTTTCAGGCATGCCTTACGCGGTGCTTCTGCCGATTTACGCCAAGGACATCTTTCAGGGCGGGGCGAATGCGTTCGGACTTTTGCTCGGCGCTTCAGGTGTAGGCGCGCTGATCGGCAGCGCGTATCTTGCCTCACGCAAATCGACGGACGGACTCGCGGCCGTGATCGTGGCCAACACCATGCTGTTCGGCGCGGCCATCCTGGCCTTTTCGGTTTCGCGCCTCTTCTGGCTGTCCGAGATACTCATGGTCCTGGTCGGTTTCGGCATGATCGCGCAGATGGCGTCCGGCAACACGCTGCTGCAGGCGCTCGTCGACGACGACAAGCGCGGCCGCGTGATGAGCCTGTTTGCCATGGCCTTCATGGGCACGATGCCGTTCGGCAGCCTTCTGGCCGGCCATGCCGCGGACGTCTTCGGCGCGCCCGCCACGCTCTTTGTTTCCGGCCTGATGTGCCTGGCCGTGGGCGCGGTTTGCGCGCGGCCGCTCATGCGCTACCACCCGCGCCGCAAGCATGCCTTTTCCGTACCCACGCAAGCCGTGAAAAAGACGGAATTGCCCATCAATCCCCTGGATTAGGCCGGAAAAAACGGGATTTTCCGTTCCCGCCGCCGGGTGTACAATAAAACCCTCCTCCCCAGGGCCGGTTCCTCCCCGGGCCGACACGGTCAATCTTCCGGCGAAATTGCCGTTCAT
Coding sequences within it:
- a CDS encoding MFS transporter, which produces MEKSSGGFFRALGSRNYRLFFAGQSLSLMGTWVTQVATTWLVYRLTHSAMWLGLVGFSSQFLTFLLAPVAGVLADRWNRRRILIATQILGMLQSFALAALALSGKITAPQVLVLSMAQGLINAFDVPARQSLVVDLVEKREDMSNAIALNSLMFNSARLVGPPLAGVLIAAAGEGICFLIDGFSYFAVILALIALRVQRRQRQSGSKHVFLELKEGIAYAFKTRPIRALLLYVAFISFSGMPYAVLLPIYAKDIFQGGANAFGLLLGASGVGALIGSAYLASRKSTDGLAAVIVANTMLFGAAILAFSVSRLFWLSEILMVLVGFGMIAQMASGNTLLQALVDDDKRGRVMSLFAMAFMGTMPFGSLLAGHAADVFGAPATLFVSGLMCLAVGAVCARPLMRYHPRRKHAFSVPTQAVKKTELPINPLD
- a CDS encoding RES family NAD+ phosphorylase, giving the protein MQDKHAAGHWFDRHCYDKNRGRFFLTEPWEKLEKEILDSCGKRHVTLSRGDCLYRARAVDSGIPQQISAPEPEEARPGRFNPQGISCLYLSGKPKTAIAEAAAEADVLLARFEMIKEQQLVNTRGAEDGSRRLPWFFDQPREALIWECLSDFLSLPVPAAQEDLCYSFSRRLAAAFREKGFDGIRYPSAYDASGWNVALFDPRAAAPVFTEFRRVYPEPRAVRPAAPSKVA